One segment of Pseudodesulfovibrio sp. 5S69 DNA contains the following:
- a CDS encoding CoA-binding protein, translated as MLIDMKELAPLLREVKTIAVVGAVDKPGRPVDMVGRALIDMGFTVIPVHPKRTDVWGLPTYPSLVQVPVAVDLVDVFRAPQFCPEHAREVLAMDPLPKIFWMQSGITSPEASEILAESGITVVEDRCTKVEMQAMGIRR; from the coding sequence ATGCTGATCGACATGAAAGAGCTAGCGCCCCTGCTGCGCGAGGTCAAGACCATCGCCGTGGTCGGCGCCGTGGACAAGCCGGGCCGCCCCGTGGACATGGTCGGCCGCGCCCTCATCGACATGGGCTTCACCGTCATCCCGGTCCACCCCAAACGGACCGACGTCTGGGGGCTGCCCACCTATCCCTCGTTGGTACAAGTCCCGGTCGCCGTGGACCTGGTCGACGTGTTCCGGGCCCCGCAGTTCTGCCCGGAACACGCCCGCGAGGTCCTGGCCATGGACCCGCTGCCCAAAATCTTCTGGATGCAGTCCGGCATCACCAGCCCCGAGGCCAGCGAAATCCTGGCCGAAAGCGGTATCACGGTGGTCGAGGATCGCTGCACCAAGGTCGAGATGCAGGCCATGGGGATTCGCCGATGA
- a CDS encoding YkgJ family cysteine cluster protein, with protein MTEVAFECRMCGHCCQGEGGIVMTAKDRERLAAFLNITEDELVARYAHVRGGKIQLNVGDDNYCVFFREGCGVHPGRPDICRAWPYFRGNLIDETSWEMIQEYCPGVNPKAGHAEFVRQGRAYLREHDLLRYDPDSSPNALISDE; from the coding sequence ATGACCGAAGTCGCCTTCGAATGCCGCATGTGCGGCCACTGCTGCCAGGGTGAGGGCGGCATCGTCATGACCGCCAAGGACCGCGAACGGCTGGCCGCGTTCCTGAACATCACCGAAGACGAACTGGTCGCCCGCTACGCCCACGTGCGCGGCGGCAAGATCCAGCTCAACGTGGGCGACGACAACTACTGCGTCTTCTTCCGGGAAGGCTGCGGCGTGCACCCCGGCCGGCCCGACATCTGCCGCGCCTGGCCCTATTTCCGGGGCAATCTCATCGACGAGACCAGTTGGGAGATGATCCAGGAGTACTGTCCGGGCGTGAACCCCAAGGCCGGGCACGCGGAGTTCGTCCGCCAGGGCCGCGCCTATTTGCGTGAGCACGACCTTTTGCGCTATGATCCCGACTCGTCTCCCAACGCATTGATTTCCGACGAGTAA
- a CDS encoding J domain-containing protein: protein MNLQECLRELKLTPGATLDEVKSAFRKLAFKYHPDLNPGPHAAERFRVVNEAYVTAKKLMETSGPAASASSDAEPKGPQASREQGARAYARQQRRTPPPKPEKKKRERSTRSKTQKYYYKEEEVLRTILNDPFAKKVFEDIYSQIRKDKPGYKGPLELRKRSLQLHWGERTLNLDFSKGIKGWLKGQMDFEQTVYYPASHLLPGRKVRITVEHPFTKGSKTIEVTLPRDFVVGRPIRLKGLGRKLGPFKGDLLLRILGK from the coding sequence ATGAATCTCCAGGAGTGCCTCAGAGAGCTCAAGCTCACCCCCGGGGCAACCCTGGACGAGGTCAAGTCCGCTTTCCGCAAGCTGGCCTTCAAGTACCACCCGGACCTGAACCCCGGTCCCCACGCCGCGGAAAGGTTCCGCGTGGTCAACGAGGCCTACGTCACGGCCAAGAAGCTCATGGAGACGAGCGGCCCCGCCGCGTCCGCATCCTCCGACGCCGAGCCCAAGGGGCCCCAGGCGAGTCGCGAACAGGGAGCCCGGGCGTACGCCCGCCAACAGCGCAGGACGCCTCCGCCCAAGCCCGAGAAAAAGAAGCGTGAACGCTCCACCCGGTCCAAGACCCAGAAGTACTACTACAAGGAAGAGGAGGTTCTGCGGACCATCCTCAACGACCCCTTCGCCAAGAAGGTCTTCGAGGACATCTACTCGCAGATCCGCAAGGACAAGCCAGGGTACAAGGGCCCGCTCGAACTCAGGAAGCGCAGCCTGCAACTGCACTGGGGGGAGCGCACCCTGAACCTGGACTTCTCCAAGGGCATCAAGGGATGGCTCAAGGGCCAGATGGACTTCGAGCAGACCGTCTACTACCCGGCCTCCCATCTCCTGCCGGGGCGCAAGGTCCGCATCACCGTGGAGCACCCCTTCACCAAGGGGTCCAAGACCATCGAGGTCACCCTGCCGCGGGACTTCGTGGTCGGCCGGCCCATCAGGCTCAAGGGACTGGGCCGCAAGCTCGGCCCGTTCAAGGGGGACCTGCTGCTGCGCATCCTCGGAAAATAA
- the hisH gene encoding imidazole glycerol phosphate synthase subunit HisH: MLAIFDYKAGNQTSVHRALEHLGIPNEITNDPEKLDRAKGIIFPGVGAAGQAMEELESGGLDEVIKKLIWQKKPVLGICVGCQILLDYSEENDTKALEVIPGECRLFNPSWVDYEDIQIRVPHMGWNQVELLKECELFEGIDPDADFYFVHSYYPAPKEEFVIGTTRYGIDFCSVHGRKGLWAVQFHPEKSGRPGLKMLRNFYNYCQEADDAE, from the coding sequence ATGCTCGCCATTTTCGACTACAAGGCGGGAAACCAGACCAGTGTCCACCGGGCGCTGGAGCATCTGGGCATCCCGAACGAGATCACCAACGACCCCGAAAAACTGGACAGGGCCAAGGGAATCATCTTCCCCGGCGTCGGCGCCGCAGGCCAGGCCATGGAAGAACTCGAATCCGGCGGCCTCGACGAGGTCATCAAGAAGCTCATCTGGCAGAAGAAGCCGGTGCTCGGCATCTGCGTGGGCTGCCAGATTCTCCTGGACTATTCCGAAGAAAACGACACCAAGGCCCTGGAAGTGATCCCCGGCGAATGCCGCCTGTTCAACCCTTCCTGGGTGGACTACGAGGATATCCAGATCCGGGTGCCGCACATGGGCTGGAACCAGGTGGAACTGCTCAAGGAGTGCGAACTCTTCGAGGGCATCGACCCGGACGCGGACTTCTACTTTGTGCACAGCTACTACCCCGCTCCCAAGGAGGAATTCGTCATCGGCACCACGCGCTACGGCATCGACTTCTGCTCGGTGCACGGCCGCAAGGGGCTGTGGGCCGTCCAGTTCCACCCGGAAAAAAGCGGACGCCCCGGCCTGAAGATGCTCCGGAACTTCTACAACTACTGCCAGGAGGCCGATGATGCTGAGTAA
- the hisF gene encoding imidazole glycerol phosphate synthase subunit HisF: MLSKRVIPCLDVRNGRLTKGIKFEGNVDIGDPVESARKYYEEGADEIVFYDITASHEARGIFLDVVEKVASQIFIPFSVGGGINTVDDMRDVLVAGAEKVSVNSGAVKNPDIISEGAARFGSQCVVLGMDVKRVPVSEDIPSGFEIVIHGGRKYMGMDAIEWAKTGEALGAGEICLNSIDADGVKNGYDLELTRLVAEAVTIPVIASGGAGNPQHMVDAVTEGKATAALIASIVHYGEYTIPELKKYMSEHGVQTRMVW; the protein is encoded by the coding sequence ATGCTGAGTAAACGCGTCATTCCCTGCCTCGACGTGCGCAACGGCCGTCTGACCAAGGGCATCAAGTTCGAAGGCAACGTGGACATCGGCGATCCGGTCGAGTCCGCCAGGAAATACTACGAGGAAGGCGCGGACGAGATCGTCTTCTACGACATCACCGCCTCCCACGAGGCGCGCGGCATCTTCCTCGACGTGGTCGAAAAGGTGGCCTCCCAGATATTCATTCCGTTCTCCGTGGGCGGTGGCATCAACACCGTGGACGACATGCGCGACGTGCTCGTGGCGGGCGCGGAAAAGGTCTCGGTCAACTCCGGCGCGGTCAAGAATCCCGACATCATCAGCGAAGGGGCGGCCCGTTTCGGCTCCCAGTGCGTGGTGCTCGGCATGGACGTCAAGCGCGTGCCCGTGAGCGAGGACATCCCCTCGGGATTCGAGATCGTCATCCACGGCGGCCGCAAGTACATGGGCATGGACGCCATCGAGTGGGCCAAGACCGGCGAAGCGCTCGGCGCAGGCGAAATCTGCCTGAACTCCATCGACGCGGACGGCGTCAAGAACGGCTACGACCTGGAGCTGACCCGGCTGGTGGCCGAGGCCGTGACCATCCCGGTCATCGCTTCCGGCGGGGCGGGCAACCCCCAGCACATGGTCGACGCCGTGACCGAGGGTAAGGCCACGGCCGCGCTCATCGCCTCCATCGTCCACTACGGCGAATACACCATCCCGGAACTCAAGAAGTACATGTCCGAGCACGGCGTCCAGACAAGAATGGTCTGGTAG